The Candidatus Endomicrobium procryptotermitis DNA window CACTGGAAGCATCTTCCTTCACTGCGACAAGATCGCTTCACATCACCTGCGTGTGATTTTAGATGAAGTATTTGGTGTGGGTAATTTTCAGAGTGAGATAATATGGAGCTATAAAAGATGGTCTAATGCGAAGAAAGGACTTCTTAATTCACACCAAGTCATTTTCTTTTACAGTAAGACTGGCAATTTTACATTCAATACGCTATTTACTGATTATTCAGAAACAACTAATGTTGACCAGATATTTCAGAAGAGGAAACGAGATAAAAACGGAAAAATTGTCTATCAAAAAAATGATAGTGGCGAGTGCGAGTTAATAGAGCAAAAAAACGGTGTTCCGCTTTCTGATGTATGGGAAATACCGTATCTTAACCCAAAGGCGAAAGAGCGTGTCGGCTACCCAACACAAAAGCCAATACTGCTTCTTGAACAAATTATTAAAATTGCTTCCAATAAAGGCGACACTGTACTTGACCCGTTTTGTGGAAGCGGTACAACGCTCGTAGCCGCAAAATTGCTTGGTAGAAACTATATTGGTATTGATATATCCCCTGATGCTGTTGAGCTGACAGAAAAACGCCTTGAAAAACCTATAAAAACAGAGTCAATGTTGCTCAAAAAGGGTAAATCGGCATATACTAATCAAAATAACTCCATATTAGATTTGTTAAGAAAGATAGATGCCGAACCAGTTCAAAGAAATAAGGGTATAGATGGTTTCTTAAGAATAGATGGTAAGATGAAACCAATTCCAATTCGCATACAGCGAAATTCTGAAACGGTAGAATATGCCCAAAAACAGCTTAGCAATGCTATTGTTAAAAATGGTTTTCGATTGGCTATTCTCTATAAGACAACCGATAAAACAGAAAGTACTTTATTTACTCTGCCGAACGTAAGTCGAAATGATAATTTTTATATTTTTGATAGAATTGACGATTTGCTGTCATTTAAGAGAAAGTTTGCGGCTATGCGATAGCTGAATACGATTAGTCTTAAGAGAGTTGTTCCACACTTTTGCGGTTGGAGCAGCCACAAAAGAAAAACAAAAAAGCGAAAAATTGGTTTAATAATTTGGTCGGCAGCGCCAACTTTTGGCTCCGTCGATTTTTTAATAATTTCCAATTTTTCGCTTTTTTGTTTCTGCCGTCCCTGACGGGGTGGCACGCCAAAATTATTTCACAATTTTTTATAAACCTGTACCTAAGATAAGTTTAACCCTTTTTCAGAAAAAACACCAAAATTATATAAAAATTGAATTTTGTTTCTAACCCACTTTTTTACTTCCATAGCTTATCGCATTTGCTGTTTCTGCCTTCTGCGGTTTATTTTGCTTTTCCCTGATTGGCTACGGCTTCCATTGCTTTTTTTACATCTTCTGGATCTCCAAGATAATAATTTTTAATCGGTTTTAACTTTTCATCTAATTCGTAGATGAGTGGCATTGCAGTAGGAATATTAAGATTTACTATATTTGCATCGCTTATATTATCGAGATATTTTACAAGAGCCCTTAAACTGTTGCCGTGAGCAGCTATTATGATTTTTTTGCCTTCTTTAATTTTCGGAGCTATTTCTTTTTCCCAATACGGAACTACTCTTGCTACAGTATCTTTTAGGCATTCTGTCAAGGGGAGTTCTTCTTTCGTGAGAGCGGCGTATCTCGGGTCATTTCCCGGGTATCTTTCATCGTTTTTTTCAAGCGGCATAGGCGGAGTATCATAGCTTCTTCTCCATATTTTTACCTGTTCTTCTCCGTACTTTGCTGCTGTTTCAGCTTTATTTAAACCTTGAAGAGCACCATAATGCCTTTCGTTAAGTTTCCAGCTGTTTATGATGGGAATCCAGTTGAATCCCATTGTGTCCATAACGATCCAGAGGGTTTTTACGGCTCTTTTTAATACCGAAGTATAAGCCAAATCGAAATCAAATCCATCTTTTTTTAACTGTTTTCCAGC harbors:
- the gpmA gene encoding 2,3-diphosphoglycerate-dependent phosphoglycerate mutase; translated protein: MYKVVLIRHGESVWNKENRFTGWADVDLSEKGKEEALKAGKQLKKDGFDFDLAYTSVLKRAVKTLWIVMDTMGFNWIPIINSWKLNERHYGALQGLNKAETAAKYGEEQVKIWRRSYDTPPMPLEKNDERYPGNDPRYAALTKEELPLTECLKDTVARVVPYWEKEIAPKIKEGKKIIIAAHGNSLRALVKYLDNISDANIVNLNIPTAMPLIYELDEKLKPIKNYYLGDPEDVKKAMEAVANQGKAK
- a CDS encoding DNA adenine methylase; the protein is MLLLGDCLKKIKKIIPSSVDLIYLDPPFFTQTKQILKDKNLKEYSFDDTWKDIDEYKAFIKVRVKACRKVLKDTGSIFLHCDKIASHHLRVILDEVFGVGNFQSEIIWSYKRWSNAKKGLLNSHQVIFFYSKTGNFTFNTLFTDYSETTNVDQIFQKRKRDKNGKIVYQKNDSGECELIEQKNGVPLSDVWEIPYLNPKAKERVGYPTQKPILLLEQIIKIASNKGDTVLDPFCGSGTTLVAAKLLGRNYIGIDISPDAVELTEKRLEKPIKTESMLLKKGKSAYTNQNNSILDLLRKIDAEPVQRNKGIDGFLRIDGKMKPIPIRIQRNSETVEYAQKQLSNAIVKNGFRLAILYKTTDKTESTLFTLPNVSRNDNFYIFDRIDDLLSFKRKFAAMR